One genomic window of Pirellulales bacterium includes the following:
- a CDS encoding sigma-70 family RNA polymerase sigma factor, with amino-acid sequence MTEADQKFIDRFAASDRDALGDWLLARRPALSAYIERRLGMALRCKIEAEDLVQEVNADAIRSAAEIDFSKRDPFGWLCQIAERRIIDAHRRFFGSQKRSAGRERSMDAGVDSQGGGLVDLLVASMTTASQAFSRDQRQIRLLAALESLPEDQRTALRLRYLEGLPSKEIAQRLEKTDGAIRVMLTRSLAKLQELLEE; translated from the coding sequence ATGACCGAAGCAGACCAAAAATTCATCGATCGGTTTGCCGCGAGCGACCGCGATGCGCTCGGCGATTGGCTGCTGGCCCGGCGACCGGCACTGTCGGCTTATATCGAGCGCCGCTTGGGCATGGCGCTGCGGTGCAAGATCGAGGCGGAAGACCTCGTGCAAGAAGTCAATGCCGACGCGATTCGCTCGGCGGCCGAGATCGATTTCAGCAAGCGAGATCCATTTGGCTGGCTTTGCCAAATCGCCGAGCGGCGAATCATCGACGCGCATCGCCGTTTCTTCGGCAGCCAAAAGCGAAGCGCCGGCCGCGAGCGGTCGATGGATGCCGGGGTCGACTCGCAAGGGGGCGGGCTTGTGGATTTGCTCGTGGCCAGCATGACGACCGCCAGCCAGGCATTTTCACGCGATCAGCGGCAGATTCGCCTGCTGGCGGCCCTCGAATCGCTGCCGGAAGACCAGCGCACGGCGCTGCGATTGCGGTATCTCGAAGGTCTGCCCTCGAAGGAAATTGCCCAGCGGCTGGAAAAAACCGATGGCGCGATCCGAGTAATGCTCACTCGCAGCTTGGCCAAGCTGCAAGAATTGTTGGAGGAATAG
- the nadE gene encoding NAD(+) synthase, which yields MQLLKVGAAVLNQTPLAWDSNKSHILAAIRAAREQRVSVLCLPELCISGYGCEDAFLSPAVQRMALTLLGEILPATQGLVVSLGLPLLHNNALYNTACLVADGRILGFTAKRFLAGDGIHYEPRWFKPWPVGRRASAIVQNQEYPLGDIYFDVGGIKIGFEICEDAWVANRPGSELARRGVDVILNPSASHFAFAKAEVRRRFVLEGSRAFAVSYVYANLLGNEAGRAIYDGGALIATAGQLLAAGPRFSFAEVGLTTALVDIDATRMARARSGSFAPEFSDAEANCIQSPFSYPTQEFEPTLDRHAAWELGASVKEEEFTRAIALALFDYLRKSRSRGFVVSLSGGADSAAVSCLIAAAVQFGVAELGLLEFAKRVEYILQGDAAREGGRAPFPHQASEMEPVPDARQWIHRLLTCVYQSTRNSGNVTRSAARGVAEALGTDFIEFDVDALVQQYIALGSQAEGRPLDWETDDLALQNIQARVRAPSVWLLANVRGALLVATSNRSEAAVGYATMDGDTSGGISPIAGIDKAFLRRWLAWYEAQGPEGIGPLVALSAVNQQQPTAELRPSAAGQTDEADLMPYELLDAIERAAIRDKRSPLEVFKIVQVDFPQYSAAQLLAWVERFFRLWCRNQWKRERYAPSFHVDDENLDPKTWCRFPILSGGFERELAELRAYVNKR from the coding sequence ATGCAGTTGCTTAAAGTCGGCGCCGCCGTTCTCAATCAGACCCCGTTGGCCTGGGATTCGAATAAATCGCATATTCTGGCTGCGATCCGCGCGGCCCGAGAACAGCGGGTAAGCGTGCTCTGCTTGCCCGAGCTGTGCATCAGCGGCTACGGCTGCGAAGACGCGTTTCTTTCGCCCGCCGTGCAGCGAATGGCGCTGACGCTATTGGGCGAAATCCTGCCCGCCACGCAAGGGCTCGTCGTTTCGCTTGGCTTGCCGCTATTGCACAACAACGCGCTTTACAACACGGCATGTCTTGTGGCCGACGGCCGAATTCTGGGTTTCACCGCCAAACGGTTCCTGGCCGGCGACGGCATCCATTACGAGCCGCGATGGTTCAAACCTTGGCCGGTGGGCCGGCGGGCGAGTGCGATCGTTCAGAATCAGGAATACCCGTTGGGGGATATTTATTTCGACGTCGGCGGCATCAAGATCGGCTTTGAGATTTGCGAAGATGCGTGGGTGGCCAACCGTCCGGGAAGCGAACTGGCCCGCCGCGGAGTCGACGTCATCTTGAATCCCAGCGCCAGCCACTTCGCATTTGCCAAGGCGGAGGTGCGACGGCGATTCGTGCTCGAAGGTTCGCGAGCCTTCGCGGTCAGCTATGTTTATGCAAACCTGTTGGGCAACGAAGCGGGTCGCGCCATTTACGACGGCGGAGCGCTGATCGCCACGGCCGGGCAATTGCTCGCCGCCGGGCCGCGATTCTCGTTCGCCGAAGTCGGCCTGACGACGGCCCTGGTCGATATCGACGCGACGCGGATGGCACGGGCGCGTAGCGGCAGTTTCGCCCCCGAGTTTTCCGACGCCGAAGCGAATTGCATTCAATCGCCGTTTTCCTATCCAACGCAGGAGTTCGAGCCGACGCTCGATCGCCACGCGGCCTGGGAACTCGGCGCCAGCGTGAAGGAAGAAGAATTCACCCGGGCAATCGCGCTGGCGCTGTTCGACTACCTGCGCAAAAGCCGGTCGCGCGGATTCGTCGTGTCGCTCAGCGGCGGAGCCGATTCGGCAGCCGTGTCGTGCTTGATCGCCGCGGCCGTGCAATTCGGTGTTGCCGAGCTTGGGTTGCTGGAGTTTGCGAAGCGGGTGGAATATATACTTCAGGGCGACGCAGCGCGCGAAGGGGGACGGGCACCATTTCCTCACCAGGCATCGGAAATGGAGCCAGTCCCCGACGCGCGGCAGTGGATTCATCGCCTGCTCACGTGCGTCTATCAATCGACGCGCAATAGCGGCAATGTCACGCGCAGCGCGGCCCGCGGCGTGGCCGAGGCGCTCGGGACGGATTTCATCGAATTCGACGTCGATGCGCTCGTGCAGCAATATATCGCGCTCGGCTCGCAGGCCGAGGGGCGGCCGCTCGATTGGGAAACCGACGATCTGGCGCTGCAAAACATCCAGGCCCGGGTGCGGGCGCCGAGCGTGTGGCTGCTGGCCAACGTGCGCGGAGCGCTGCTCGTGGCCACGAGCAATCGCAGCGAAGCCGCGGTCGGATATGCCACGATGGATGGCGACACGTCGGGCGGCATCAGCCCGATCGCCGGCATCGACAAGGCTTTCTTGCGCCGCTGGCTCGCGTGGTATGAAGCGCAAGGTCCCGAGGGGATCGGTCCGCTGGTGGCCCTTTCGGCCGTGAACCAGCAACAGCCGACCGCCGAGCTCCGCCCAAGCGCCGCGGGGCAGACCGACGAAGCGGATCTGATGCCCTACGAATTGCTCGATGCCATCGAACGGGCGGCAATTCGCGACAAGCGAAGTCCGCTGGAAGTGTTCAAGATCGTGCAGGTCGATTTTCCGCAATATTCAGCCGCGCAACTGTTGGCGTGGGTCGAACGGTTCTTCCGGCTTTGGTGCCGCAACCAATGGAAGCGCGAGCGCTATGCCCCATCGTTCCACGTCGACGACGAGAATCTCGACCCGAAAACATGGTGCCGCTTCCCGATTCTGTCCGGCGGCTTCGAACGCGAACTGGCCGAACTGCGCGCGTATGTGAACAAGCGATAA